In one window of Calypte anna isolate BGI_N300 chromosome 1, bCalAnn1_v1.p, whole genome shotgun sequence DNA:
- the LOC103527805 gene encoding calmodulin, striated muscle, producing MASERLSEEKISEFKEAFSLFDRDGDGCITTKELGTVMRSLGQNPTEAELQEMVGELDVDGSGTVDFPEFLSLMARKMKDTDSEEEIREAFRVFDKDGNGYISAAELRHVMTNLGEKLTEEEVEEMIKEADGNNDGQVNYEEFVRMMTEK from the coding sequence ATGGCTTCCGAACGTTTGTCTGAGGAGAAAATCTCGGAATTCAAAGaagctttttccctttttgaccGGGATGGAGACGGCTGCATCACCACCAAGGAGCTGGGAACAGTCATGCGCTCCTTGGGGCAAAACCCCAcggaagcagagctgcaggagatggTGGGGGAGTTGGACGTCGACGGGAGCGGCACCGTGGACTTCCCGGAATTCCTCTCCTTGATGGCGAGGAAGATGAAGGACACGGACAGCGAGGAAGAGATCCGGGAAGCTTTCCGGGTCTTTGATAAGGATGGGAATGGTTACATCAGCGCGGCGGAGCTGCGGCACGTGATGACCAACCTGGGGGAGAAGCTGacggaggaggaggtggaggagatgATCAAAGAGGCCGACGGCAACAACGACGGGCAGGTCAACTACGAGGAGTTTGTGAGGATGATGACGGAGAAGTGA